One Streptomyces sp. NBC_01237 genomic region harbors:
- a CDS encoding acyl carrier protein, translated as MNTIHPKITEVLAGTFKVPDSEIFPESTMDSLEMDSLAVAEFAVIIKETLGVEADSDTLYKDATLTDISEFIRAAVDGAVPVSCAR; from the coding sequence ATGAACACGATTCACCCGAAGATCACCGAGGTCCTGGCCGGGACCTTCAAGGTGCCCGACTCCGAGATCTTCCCGGAGTCGACGATGGACAGCCTGGAGATGGACTCCCTGGCCGTCGCCGAGTTCGCCGTCATCATCAAGGAGACGCTGGGCGTCGAGGCCGACTCGGACACGCTCTACAAGGACGCCACACTCACCGACATCTCGGAGTTCATCCGTGCTGCCGTCGACGGTGCGGTGCCG